A genome region from Pygocentrus nattereri isolate fPygNat1 chromosome 6, fPygNat1.pri, whole genome shotgun sequence includes the following:
- the abhd13 gene encoding protein ABHD13: protein MEKSWRLWGALERCMVTVGSWSWGACRISLLALILTFHLYGGLLLLGLILASVAGILYKFQDVLLYFPDQPSSSRLYVPMPTGIPHENVYIRTKDGVRLNVILLRYTGENPASAPTILYFHGNAGNIGHRVPNALLMLVNLKANVVLVDYRGYGKSDGEPSEEGLYQDAEATLDYVMSRPDIDKTKMVLFGRSLGGAVAIRLASVNPHRVAAIMVENTFLSIPHMAATLFSFFPMRYLPLWCYKNKFLSYRHVALCRMPSLFISGLSDQLIPPVMMKQLYELSPARTKRIAIFPEGTHNDTWQCQGYFAALEQFMKELLKSHAQEETSQGSASVTII, encoded by the coding sequence ATGGAGAAGTCATGGCGGTTGTGGGGAGCACTGGAGCGATGTATGGTGACCGTGGGCTCCTGGTCGTGGGGGGCTTGTCGCATCTCACTGCTGGCCCTTATACTCACCTTCCACCTGTATGGAGGCCTTTTACTGCTGGGTCTCATCCTGGCCTCTGTGGCTGGGATCTTGTACAAGTTTCAGGACGTGCTGCTTTACTTCCCTGACCAGCCTTCATCCTCAAGGCTGTACGTCCCTATGCCGACAGGTATTCCACATGAGAACGTGTACATACGCACTAAGGACGGTGTGCGGCTCAACGTGATTTTGCTTCGCTACACCGGTGAAAATCCTGCGTCTGCCCCCACCATTTTGTATTTTCATGGCAATGCAGGGAACATTGGCCACCGAGTGCCTAATGCGCTGCTCATGCTTGTTAACCTGAAGGCCAATGTGGTTCTGGTAGACTACCGAGGTTATGGGAAGAGTGATGGCGAGCCCAGTGAAGAGGGCTTGTATCAGGATGCTGAGGCCACCCTGGACTATGTCATGTCCAGGCCAGACATTGACAAAACTAAGATGGTACTATTTGGACGCTCACTGGGAGGAGCGGTGGCCATCAGGTTGGCCTCGGTCAACCCTCACCGTGTGGCTGCTATCATGGTTGAAAACACTTTCTTGAGCATCCCACACATGGCAGCaaccctcttctctttctttccaatGCGCTACCTGCCCCTTTGGTGCTATAAGAACAAATTTTTGTCCTACAGACATGTGGCACTGTGTCGCATGCCTTCCCTTTTTATTTCTGGCCTATCGGACCAGCTCATCCCCCCAGTTATGATGAAGCAGCTGTATGAGCTGTCTCCCGCACGGACTAAACGCATTGCCATCTTCCCTGAGGGCACACACAACGATACCTGGCAATGCCAGGGTTACTTTGCAGCTCTGGAGCAGTTCATGAAAGAGCTGCTGAAAAGCCATGCCCAAGAGGAAACGTCCCAGGGCTCGGCCAGCGTCACCATCATCTAG